The Gemmatimonadaceae bacterium genomic sequence TTGACGCCGTTGCAGCTGCCATGGTGATCAGCTTTCAACACGTTGACGTGTATACCCGGATCGCGGTCGTAGTGCGCGTCACCCACAAACCAATCCGTCGCATCATGCTCGGCGTCGCCGGCCAGCCACATGGTGAACGACGCGGAGTCCGGCCCAACGAGCTTCACCGGTGCGGAACGGTCATTCGGGTTCTTTGAACCGGCGTACGGCCGCATGATGTGGAGCTTGGCACCGCCTTTCAGCGTGATCGTGCACAACGGCTGTCCGTTCGCGCACGGATCGTCGGTATCGCGGTAGATCGTTTGGCCTCGCGTCACCCGCGCGATGACCGAATCACGCAGGTGGCGAAGATTCGCCGCCGTGTACGGATCCTGATTCTCGAAGAAGAAGCGAACGGTGATGTGGCGCGCGCTCTCGAACAGCGCGCGCAGGCCGACGAGATGATCGGCGTGCTGGTGCGACAGGATGACGACGTCGAATGTCGAGTCATTCAGGTGCAGCGAGTCGAGCAGATCGCCCATGCGTCGTTCGTCGGGGCCGCCGTCGATCAATACGCGGCTGCCGCCGTTCTCGATGAGAATCGCGTCGCCCTGGCCGACGTCCAGAATCTTCACGGTGAGCGGAGCGACGCTCGCACGCCCGCTCGTCATTCCGAGAAGCCCGAGCGGAGCGAGGGCGACGAGGAATCTTCTCACCCGGTAGAGCACTCTACCGAGTGAGGAGATCCCTCGCTGCGCTCGGGATGACAATCCTACTCGCGGGATGACAATCCTACTTGCTCCCGGCCATCGATGAGTCACGCTTCGCCTTGAACTCCGTGCCCGCTTTCCACTGCGGCATCGCATCCGCATTCGCGACGATGTCACCAACCTTGAACAACACGCGCGTATCCT encodes the following:
- a CDS encoding MBL fold metallo-hydrolase gives rise to the protein MTSGRASVAPLTVKILDVGQGDAILIENGGSRVLIDGGPDERRMGDLLDSLHLNDSTFDVVILSHQHADHLVGLRALFESARHITVRFFFENQDPYTAANLRHLRDSVIARVTRGQTIYRDTDDPCANGQPLCTITLKGGAKLHIMRPYAGSKNPNDRSAPVKLVGPDSASFTMWLAGDAEHDATDWFVGDAHYDRDPGIHVNVLKADHHGSCNGVNDAYLDAVRPDLAVVSVGAVNSYGHMHEQAKAEYAAHQVPWYRTDQNGTIVLNSPGMPRGGYSIAVQRGTKNMAGPSDKHSTQKECKLIR